Proteins co-encoded in one Malus sylvestris chromosome 7, drMalSylv7.2, whole genome shotgun sequence genomic window:
- the LOC126629236 gene encoding uncharacterized protein LOC126629236 isoform X1, with protein MDPVGGHVPRRARSGIGGGLEQLANVLRTALTGRSSNRTYIEIATSHGIPELKVVGACPEAEEWLEQVEDTLEGMRCPPGEWAETAGFFLKGPAKIWWKGVKHSRPRGTSMTWVAFRKAFSAHFLSPSYQLRMRQQFLEFRQGDLSITEMDNTFRRLSRHHPVTYDNPSEKMVQLLVCLNPDYRERVAAIRHRSYEEMIETCLRIEQSRWETQHQEEQAQYQEPPRYQEQPRNQNQRGRGFRSRSVRESGSSSNFVGPRHSHSFKRQGQGSGSSSEGSGNESGRRSFSHFRSQVTCHRCGGMGHIARFCPSGQPAESYASVPSYGGGSNPSSSYGGNYTQSYGGSGSGSQNTQFSTQRQPQQFGAASSSRSQGNRAGRNNQGFRARGNRNSGGGRQFHGRINAMTQQEADQDPQVITGIDSGPSRATVWCWHRAWSVFPLAI; from the coding sequence ATGGATCCCGTTGGGGGGCATGTACCTCGTCGAGCTCGTTCTGGTATAGGAGGAGGACTTGAGCAATTGGCTAATGTTTTGCGAACTGCCCTTACTGGTAGATCATCGAATCGCACCTATATTGAGATTGCTACCAGTCATGGTATTCCAGAGCTTAAGGTAGTGGGAGCCTGTCCGGAGGCTGAGGAATGGTTAGAGCAGGTGGAAGATACTCTGGAGGGTATGAGATGTCCACCAGGTGAGTGGGCGGAGACTGCTGGGTTTTTTCTTAAGGGTCCTGCAAAGATTTGGTGGAAAGGAGTGAAGCATTCTCGTCCACGAGGCACTTCGATGACTTGGGTGGCATTCCGGAAAGCTTTCAGTGCACATTTTCTGAGTCCCAGTTATCAATTGAGGATGAGACAACAATTTCTGGAGTTTCGTCAAGGCGATCTGAGTATCACAGAGATGGATAATACTTTTCGACGCCTGTCGAGACACCATCCGGTGACTTATGATAACCCGAGTGAGAAGATGGTTCAGTTGCTGGTTTGTTTGAACCCTGACTATCGTGAACGAGTGGCAGCCATAAGGCACAGAAGTTATGAGGAAATGATTGAGACTTGTTTGAGGATTGAACAATCTAGGTGGGAGACTCAGCACCAGGAGGAGCAGGCGCAGTATCAGGAACCACCCAGATATCAGGAACAACCTCGGAACCAGAACCAGAGAGGTCGTGGTTTTAGATCTCGGAGTGTGAGGGAATCTGGTAGCTCTTCTAACTTTGTTGGCCCTAGACACTCTCATTCCTTCAAACGTCAGGGTCAAGGTTCAGGTTCTTCCAGCGAGGGTTCGGGTAATGAATCAGGGAGGCGATCTTTCAGTCATTTCCGATCGCAGGTTACGTGCCACAGGTGTGGAGGCATGGGACATATTGCCAGATTTTGCCCTTCAGGACAGCCTGCTGAGAGTTATGCATCGGTGCCGAGTTATGGTGGAGGGAGTAATCCGAGTTCTAGCTATGGAGGTAATTACACTCAGAGCTATGGTGGAAGTGGAAGTGGAAGTCAGAATACCCAATTTTCCACTCAGAGACAGCCGCAACAGTTTGGTGCAGCTTCGAGTAGCCGCTCTCAGGGGAATCGAGCAGGCCGTAATAATCAAGGTTTCAGAGCTCGTGGTAACCGTAACAGTGGTGGAGGACGTCAGTTTCATGGACGTATCAACGCCATGACACAGCAGGAGGCTGATCAGGATCCTCAAGTCATTACCG
- the LOC126629239 gene encoding short-chain dehydrogenase TIC 32, chloroplastic-like, whose translation MWCFRRRGPSGFSSSSTAEEVTQGIDATGLTAIVTGASSGIGTETARVLALRGAHVVMAVRNMAAGKDAREQIVKAIPSAKVDAMELDLSSLSSVRKFASDFNSSGLPLNILINNAGVATPFTLSKDKIEVQFATNHVGHFLLTNLLLDTMKKTACKSGKEGRIVNVSSEGHRYPYPEGIRFDKINDQQGYSNFRAYCQSKLANILHANELARRLKEEGADITANSLHPGAIVTNLFRYNSAINGLVKVLGRAVLKNVKQGAATTCYVALHPQVKGVTGEYFRDSNLSKPSRQGQDAEMAKKLWDFSMDLTK comes from the exons atgtggTGCTTCAGAAGAAGGGGGCCATCTGGGTTCTCATCATCTTCCACAGCAGAAGAAGTTACTCAAGGGATTGATGCCACTGGTCTCACCGCCATTGTTACAG GAGCATCTAGTGGTATTGGCACCGAAACTGCACGCGTTCTTGCACtgcgtggcgcccatgtggttATGGCAGTGAGGAACATGGCTGCCGGTAAAGATGCAAGAGAACAAATAGTGAAGGCAATTCCCAGTGCCAAAGTTGATGCCATGGAATTGGATCTCAGTTCGTTATCATCCGTTAGGAAATTCGCCTCGGATTTCAATTCCTCTGGTCTTCCTCTTAACATCCTAAT TAACAATGCAGGAGTGGCAACCCCTTTCACGCTTTCTAAAGACAAGATCGAAGTTCAGTTCGCGACAAACCACGTAG GTCATTTTCTTTTGACAAATCTTTTGTTGGATACTATGAAGAAAACAGCATGCAAAAGCGGCAAAGAAGGGAGAATCGTAAATGTGTCCTCAGAAGGTCACCGCTACCCGTATCCTGAAGGAATTCGTTTTGATAAAATTAACGACCAACAAGG GTACAGCAACTTTCGTGCATATTGCCAATCGAAGCTTGCTAACATTTTGCACGCTAATGAGCTTGCAAGACGCTTAAAG GAAGAAGGAGCTGATATAACTGCAAACTCGCTTCACCCTGGTGCAATTGTTACCAATCTGTTTCGTTATAACAGTGCTATTAACG GGCTTGTTAAGGTGCTTGGTAGAGCTGTGCTTAAAAATGTTAAGCAG GGAGCGGCAACGACGTGCTATGTGGCACTGCATCCACAAGTCAAGGGGGTGACGGGCGAATATTTTCGGGACAGTAACCTATCCAAGCCAAGTCGACAAGGTCAAGATGCGGAGATGGCAAAGAAACTATGGGATTTCAGCATGGATTTGACTAAATGA
- the LOC126629236 gene encoding uncharacterized protein LOC126629236 isoform X2, with product MDPVGGHVPRRARSGIGGGLEQLANVLRTALTGRSSNRTYIEIATSHGIPELKVVGACPEAEEWLEQVEDTLEGMRCPPGEWAETAGFFLKGPAKIWWKGVKHSRPRGTSMTWVAFRKAFSAHFLSPSYQLRMRQQFLEFRQGDLSITEMDNTFRRLSRHHPVTYDNPSEKMVQLLVCLNPDYRERVAAIRHRSYEEMIETCLRIEQSRWETQHQEEQAQYQEPPRYQEQPRNQNQRGRGFRSRSVRESGSSSNFVGPRHSHSFKRQGQGSGSSSEGSGNESGRRSFSHFRSQVTCHRCGGMGHIARFCPSGQPAESYASVPSYGGGSNPSSSYGGNYTQSYGGSGSGSQNTQFSTQRQPQQFGAASSSRSQGNRAGRNNQGFRARGNRNSGGGRQFHGRINAMTQQEADQDPQVITGPTNEDYDISYEAFPYQ from the coding sequence ATGGATCCCGTTGGGGGGCATGTACCTCGTCGAGCTCGTTCTGGTATAGGAGGAGGACTTGAGCAATTGGCTAATGTTTTGCGAACTGCCCTTACTGGTAGATCATCGAATCGCACCTATATTGAGATTGCTACCAGTCATGGTATTCCAGAGCTTAAGGTAGTGGGAGCCTGTCCGGAGGCTGAGGAATGGTTAGAGCAGGTGGAAGATACTCTGGAGGGTATGAGATGTCCACCAGGTGAGTGGGCGGAGACTGCTGGGTTTTTTCTTAAGGGTCCTGCAAAGATTTGGTGGAAAGGAGTGAAGCATTCTCGTCCACGAGGCACTTCGATGACTTGGGTGGCATTCCGGAAAGCTTTCAGTGCACATTTTCTGAGTCCCAGTTATCAATTGAGGATGAGACAACAATTTCTGGAGTTTCGTCAAGGCGATCTGAGTATCACAGAGATGGATAATACTTTTCGACGCCTGTCGAGACACCATCCGGTGACTTATGATAACCCGAGTGAGAAGATGGTTCAGTTGCTGGTTTGTTTGAACCCTGACTATCGTGAACGAGTGGCAGCCATAAGGCACAGAAGTTATGAGGAAATGATTGAGACTTGTTTGAGGATTGAACAATCTAGGTGGGAGACTCAGCACCAGGAGGAGCAGGCGCAGTATCAGGAACCACCCAGATATCAGGAACAACCTCGGAACCAGAACCAGAGAGGTCGTGGTTTTAGATCTCGGAGTGTGAGGGAATCTGGTAGCTCTTCTAACTTTGTTGGCCCTAGACACTCTCATTCCTTCAAACGTCAGGGTCAAGGTTCAGGTTCTTCCAGCGAGGGTTCGGGTAATGAATCAGGGAGGCGATCTTTCAGTCATTTCCGATCGCAGGTTACGTGCCACAGGTGTGGAGGCATGGGACATATTGCCAGATTTTGCCCTTCAGGACAGCCTGCTGAGAGTTATGCATCGGTGCCGAGTTATGGTGGAGGGAGTAATCCGAGTTCTAGCTATGGAGGTAATTACACTCAGAGCTATGGTGGAAGTGGAAGTGGAAGTCAGAATACCCAATTTTCCACTCAGAGACAGCCGCAACAGTTTGGTGCAGCTTCGAGTAGCCGCTCTCAGGGGAATCGAGCAGGCCGTAATAATCAAGGTTTCAGAGCTCGTGGTAACCGTAACAGTGGTGGAGGACGTCAGTTTCATGGACGTATCAACGCCATGACACAGCAGGAGGCTGATCAGGATCCTCAAGTCATTACCG